In Paroedura picta isolate Pp20150507F chromosome 6, Ppicta_v3.0, whole genome shotgun sequence, one genomic interval encodes:
- the MSANTD4 gene encoding myb/SANT-like DNA-binding domain-containing protein 4 encodes MKQLKRKRKSNFSVQETQTLLKEIRKRREVLFSKQLNTTINEMKRKAWEEIAECVNAVGEGEQRTGTEVKRRYLDWRALMKRKRLNSNIRLVGAGFHLPLSDLDDSLNEDIDEKIGFPNESTFEWQNIADFREAGGSLTEVKEEEEDPQSFEFPIEEEEEILSSVLPDSKKENDLPDFTHIEEFGNLSSAQARLVYEDSHLLISLEKQKLELEKQRLDIEAERLQVEKERLQIEKERLRHLDLEHERLQLEKERLQMEREKLRLEALRAEKLSLENDASQVEKPTVPPLDLETEKLKIEKERLQLEKERLQFLKFESEKLQIEKERLQVEKERLRIQREGHLQ; translated from the exons ATGAAacaattaaaaaggaaaagaaaaagcaatTTTAGTGTTCAAGAAACTCAAACACTACTTAAGGAAATCCGAAAAAGGAGAGAAGTGCTTTTTTCTAAACAACTAAATACGACAATTAATGAAATGAAGCGGAAGGCTTGGGAGGAAATAGCAGAGTGTGTAAATGCTGTGGGTGAAGGAGAGCAAAGGACAGGGACCGAAGTGAAAAGGCGATACCTCGACTGGAGAGCCTTGATGAAGCGGAAGCGATTGAATTCCAACATCAGGCTTGTAGGTGCTGGCTTTCACCTTCCTTTGTCTGATTTGGATGATTCTCTCAATGAAGATATAGATGAGAAAATTGGATTTCCAAATGAATCTACTTTTGAGTGGCAGAATATCGCAGACTTCCGGGAAGCGGGTGGATCGTTAACTgaagtcaaagaagaagaagaagatccacAGAGTTTTGAA TTTCCtattgaggaagaagaggagatttTGTCCTCAGTGTTGCCAGACTCCAAAAAGGAGAACGACCTCCCAGATTTCACCCACATTGAAGAGTTTGGCAATCTGAGCTCTGCCCAAGCTAGGCTGGTGTACGAGGATTCCCATTTGCTCATCAGCCTGGAGAAACAGAAGCTGGAACTGGAAAAACAGCGCCTGGACATCGAGGCGGAGCGGCTGCAAGTGGAGAAAGAGAGGCTGCAGATCGAGAAGGAGCGTCTGCGGCATCTCGACCTGGAGCACGAGAGGCTTCAGCTGGAGAAGGAGCGGTTGCAGATGGAGCGAGAGAAACTGAGGCTTGAGGCGCTGCGTGCTGAAAAACTCTCCCTGGAAAATGATGCCAGCCAGGTGGAGAAGCCCACCGTGCCGCCTCTGGATCTAGAAACCGAAAAACTTAAGATAGAGAAGGAGCGTTTACAATTGGAGAAGGAGAGGCTGCAGTTCCTGAAGTTTGAATCGGAGAAGCTGCAGATTGAGAAAGAACGCTTGCAAGTCGAAAAAGAACGCCTGCGGATTCAGCGGGAAGGGCACTTGCAGTGA